CTAAGATATGTAAATAATACGGTAATATATTGATGTCGAACAGTTTGTTACTTAATTGCGATAGAATTTTTGCATTATCATTGATTCCGCGTAATAATACGCTTTGATTTAATAGTGTTATTCCTAATTTATGTAGTTTATTGATATTATATTGTAATTCATGATTGATTTCTTGAGCGTGATTGATGTGAGTAACAATTAGTATTTTTAATCGTGTTGTACTTAGTATTTTACATAAATTATTTGTAATTCTGCTAGGAATCACTATGGGTAGTCGTGTATGTATTCTTAATCTTTTAATATGATAAATATTAGATAAAGTATTGACAATCCATTGTATTTCATGATCTTTTGCCATTAGTGGATCACCTCCGGATAAAATTACTTCATTCAAATCAGTTTGATTTTTTATATATTGTATTGCTAAATTTAAATTTTCTTTATTTCCAGGATGTTGGGAATAGGGAAAATATCTGCGAAAACAGTATCGACAATTTATAGCACAATTTGTTTTCAGCAATAATAAAATGCGATTGTTATATTTTCTTATCAGTCCTGGAATTATTACATTTTTGGTTTCTTCTAGAGGATCTTGAACGAAGTTATGATTGTTTTTTAATTCTTTTGTGTGAGGTAAAATTTGCAGTAAAAGAGGATCAAAAGGATCGTTTTTTTTCATTCTAGATACAAAAGTTTTAGGAACGCGTAATGAAAATAGTTTTTGTACTTGAATATTTTTAAAATATTTAGTATTAGATTTTAAATTTAATGTACGTAAGAGTTCGTCAGGATTTGTAATTGCGTTAGTTAATTCTGTTATCCAGTCTTCTTTGTGATTTTTTTTTATTTTTTTATTTAGCATTTTTTTGTAATTAGTTTTTGAAATAGGTTAATTTTTTATGGAGTTATGTCATAGTAATCAATTAAAAATTGGTTTAAAAATTATTTATAACAATGAACCATGCATTGTTGTTTCTAATGAATTTATTAAACCGGGAAAAGGACAAGCATTTTTTCGTGTTAGATTAAAAAATTTATTAAATAAAAAATTGATAGACAAGACTTGTAAATATTCGGATTGTTTTAAAATAGCTAATGTAATAGAGATTACTGCTACTTATATGTTTACTGATAAAAAAGTATGGACTTTTATGGATAAAAAAAGTTTTGAACAAATATTTGTTGAAAAAAATATTATTAAGAATGTTCTTCCATGGTTATTAGAACAACATGATTACATAATTTCATTGTGGAATGATCAGCCTATATCAATTGTTTATTCAAGTAATTTTATTGAATTAATAGTTGTGAATACGATTCCTAATGCGAGATCTGGTGCTATTAATACTTATAGCAAATTAGCATTACTAAATACTGGTGTAACTATAAAAGTTCCAATTTTTATTCAAATAGGCCAAATAATAAAAGTTGATACCCGAACGAGCGAATACATTTCCAAAATTTCATAATTAAAATTATAAAACTTAATAATGATATTTTTTTTAAAGTTGCAATATGTATTTGTTTAAAATTCGTTCCCATGAATTTTTTTTCTATAACTGTCCCAGTTAAACGTCAACCATAAACTATTACCTAATCGCATACGATCAATGACACGTTCTCCTAATAAGATTTTTAAACCTCTATAATCTAAATTTGATAACATGCCTGTAGAACGTTTAGAAGATGAACGTCGGTCTACGATTTGGTTAATTATTACTTTTTCGTATCGAGACTCTATCTGCATACCTATTTCGTCAATCATTAATAGATCTACGTTGCTTAAGTTATTTAATAGTCTTTCTTCAGTAACATTGTTATTTCCATTAAATGTACTTTTTATGTTTGACATTAGATCAGCTACAGTTACAATTAACACACTTTTTCCATTTAAAATTAAATAATTTCCTATAGCTGAAGCTAAATGATTTTTTCCTGTCCCTGGTTTTCCAGAAAATATAAAACTAGCCATATTTTTGTTAAAGTTATGTGCGTACTCTTTTGACGCTATGACTACTTTTTTGTGTCCTTCATGTTCTATGTGATAATTCTCGA
Above is a window of Buchnera aphidicola str. Bp (Baizongia pistaciae) DNA encoding:
- the epmB gene encoding EF-P beta-lysylation protein EpmB, whose translation is MLNKKIKKNHKEDWITELTNAITNPDELLRTLNLKSNTKYFKNIQVQKLFSLRVPKTFVSRMKKNDPFDPLLLQILPHTKELKNNHNFVQDPLEETKNVIIPGLIRKYNNRILLLLKTNCAINCRYCFRRYFPYSQHPGNKENLNLAIQYIKNQTDLNEVILSGGDPLMAKDHEIQWIVNTLSNIYHIKRLRIHTRLPIVIPSRITNNLCKILSTTRLKILIVTHINHAQEINHELQYNINKLHKLGITLLNQSVLLRGINDNAKILSQLSNKLFDINILPYYLHILDKVKSTTHFYVSEKQASIIVVELLSMISGFLVPKLVCEHPGKNSKIYINLNMK
- the efp gene encoding elongation factor P produces the protein MELCHSNQLKIGLKIIYNNEPCIVVSNEFIKPGKGQAFFRVRLKNLLNKKLIDKTCKYSDCFKIANVIEITATYMFTDKKVWTFMDKKSFEQIFVEKNIIKNVLPWLLEQHDYIISLWNDQPISIVYSSNFIELIVVNTIPNARSGAINTYSKLALLNTGVTIKVPIFIQIGQIIKVDTRTSEYISKIS
- the dnaC gene encoding DNA replication protein DnaC, with translation MKNHIKFLKRLKCIVPKHIKPKFHNDEELLAWNQEQGRLSSEAILRKNKAMKMQRILGRSGIRELYMNCSFENYHIEHEGHKKVVIASKEYAHNFNKNMASFIFSGKPGTGKNHLASAIGNYLILNGKSVLIVTVADLMSNIKSTFNGNNNVTEERLLNNLSNVDLLMIDEIGMQIESRYEKVIINQIVDRRSSSKRSTGMLSNLDYRGLKILLGERVIDRMRLGNSLWLTFNWDSYRKKIHGNEF